Proteins encoded within one genomic window of Rhododendron vialii isolate Sample 1 chromosome 1a, ASM3025357v1:
- the LOC131328327 gene encoding ABC transporter C family member 10-like produces MDQHRYEEVLDKCSLRKDLEMLPFGACTVIGERGVNLSGGGQKQRVQLARALYKDAHIYLFDDPFSANDAHTTRSLFNEYVMGALARKTVLLVTHHVDFLPTFDSILVRISTVCTFCVFLL; encoded by the exons ATGGATCAACATAGATATGAAGAAGTACTGGACAAGTGTTCTCTAAGAAAGGATCTTGAGATGCTTCCGTTTGGGGCTTGCACAGTAATTGGAGAACGAGGTGTTAATCTCAGTGGTGGTGGGCAGAAGCAGCGGGTGCAACTGGCACGTGCATTATACAAAGATGCACATATATACCTATTTGATGATCCATTCAGTGCTAATGATGCACATACAACAAGAAGTTTATTCAAT GAATATGTCATGGGAGCCCTGGCAAGGAAAACGGTCTTACTCGTCACCCACCATGTTGATTTCCTTCCAACATTCGATTCTATCTTGGTTAGGATTTCAACTGTTTGCACTTTCTGCGTTTTCCTTCTTTGA
- the LOC131302417 gene encoding disease resistance protein RPV1-like isoform X3, producing MEFNCVGILAIWGMGGIGKTTIAKRLYNLIQHKFECSGFLENVRETSQPPNGLVELQKKLLLAILKRSHEVSNSHEGIEVIKKTAFGRKKVLVVLDDVDNDQQLKALAIDRDSFAPGSRIIITTRDKSSLKILELGENEIYEPERLDEDESLELFSWHAFKEDHPPKDHLDLSHQIGHYAGGLPLALEVLGSYFRGESIPQWERAIAKLRKIPDDDVQGKLNISLKMSFDSLSEQLKKLFLDMACFFVRMGQDFTVKILEGCNIFAKDGIRKLADRCLIQYDYHDQIVMHDMIKDMGREMVRQESLEDPGKRSRLWYPDDVLEVLRYGTGTEAVKGLILNATHVQVNAKAFEKMNNLWLLHLDYIHLTTGYEHISRRLLWLSWKGFPLDCIPWNFSMEKLVALDLSYSKLKKVWNGNMILGKLKFLYLSHCHYLTRTPDFSGLSSLEELLLNDCKSLVEVDESIRCLNKLLVLGMKNCTKLRNLPSSIWMMKSLERLDLSGCSNLGNLAVFKGPLYKLRCLFFSSWTLPPKAVDSIGLSRTPVQASSCLKELNLDGCHLSYLPEEIGNLISLQTLDLAKNNLSTLPDGICNLTRLKHLCLEENNVSNLPSGIGRLTSLESLYLGRNSLCALPDTIGRLSCLKNLLVGNNKLSHLPSEIGDLDSLEQLVLVGNNRFCALPESICKLVRLQHLDLSCCNLSHLPSEIDRLISLATFELGRNRSLTLPDSIWHFPCCEYIVFNNCAKLRSLPKLPTRARVFAKRCLSLESLPLELDQLGRCVDYSGSNKLAENNYLTSLLKQLPKRAL from the exons ATGGAATTCAATTGTGTTGGCATTCTTGCCATATGGGGCATGGGTGGAATTGGCAAGACTACAATTGCAAAAAGGCTGTATAATCTCATCCAACACAAGTTTGAATGTAGTGGTTTTCTTGAGAATGTCAGAGAAACTTCGCAGCCACCGAATGGTTTGGTTGAGTTACAAAAGAAACTTCTTTTGGCTATATTAAAAAGAAGTCATGAAGTAAGTAATTCCCATGAAGGCATCGAGGTTATAAAGAAGACAGCTTTCGGTCGAAAAAAGGTTCTTGTTGTTCTGGATGATGTGGATAATGACCAACAATTGAAGGCACTCGCAATAGATCGAGATTCCTTCGCTCCTGGAAGCAGAATCATCATAACCACAAGAGATAAGTCTTCGCTAAAAATCCTCGAATTGGGTGAGAATGAGATATATGAGCCAGAGAGATTGGACGAGGACGAATCCCTTGAGCTCTTTAGTTGGCATGCCTTTAAGGAAGACCATCCTCCAAAAGACCATTTGGACCTTTCACACCAAATTGGGCATTATGCTGGAGGGCTTCCATTAGCCCTTGAAGTTTTGGGTTCCTATTTCCGTGGGGAGAGCATACCACAATGGGAACGTGCAATAGCGAAATTGAGAAAAATTCCTGATGATGATGTTCAGGGAAAACTTAACATAAGTCTTAAGATGAGTTTTGATTCGCTAAGTGAGCAACTGAAGAAGTTGTTCCTAGATATggcatgtttttttgttagaatGGGTCAAGATTTTACAGTAAAAATATTAGAAGGCTGCAACATTTTTGCAAAAGATGGGATTCGAAAACTAGCTGATCGGTGTCTCATACAATACGACTATCATGACCAAATTGTGATGCATGATATGATTAAAGACATGGGCAGAGAAATGGTCAGGCAAGAATCTCTTGAGGATCCTGGGAAACGTAGCCGGTTGTGGTATCCTGACGATGTCCTTGAAGTTCTAAGATATGGCACG GGAACTGAAGCAGTTAAAGGCCTCATCCTAAATGCAACACATGTCCAAGTGAATGCCAAggcatttgaaaagatgaacaaCCTATGGCTGCTTCATCTCGATTACATTCATCTAACTACTGGTTATGAACATATTTCCAGAAGGTTATTATGGCTAAGCTGGAAAGGCTTCCCTTTGGATTGTATACCGTGGAATTTTTCTATGGAGAAGCTAGTTGCACTCGATTTGAGTTATAGCAAGCTGAAAAAAGTTTGGAATGGAAACATG ATTCTGGGCAAGCTAAAGTTCCTTTACCTCAGTCACTGCCATTACCTAACTAGAACCCCTGACTTCTCTGGACTCTCCTCCCTTGAGGAGCTGTTGCTTAATGATTGCAAAAGTTTGGTTGAGGTTGACGAGTCTATTAGATGTTTGAATAAACTTCTTGTCCTGGGCATGAAAAACTGTACAAAACTTCGAAATCTCCCCTCTAGCATTTGGATGATGAAATCTCTCGAACGTCTTGATCTCTCTGGCTGCTCCAACCTAGGAAACTTAGCTGTATTTAAAGGACCGCTATATAAATTACGGTGCTTATTCTTCTCGTCTTGGACATTGCCACCAAAGGCTGTGGATTCTATTGGGTTGTCACGCACCCCTGTCCAAGCCTCCAGTTGCTTAAAGGAATTAAATCTGGATGGCTGCCATTTGTCATATCTACCGGAGGAAATAGGGAATCTAATCTCATTACAGACTCTGGATCTTGCCAAAAACAATTTGAGTACCTTGCCGGATGGTATCTGTAACCTTACTCGCTTGAAGCATTTGTGTTTGGAAGAAAACAATGTGTCAAATCTGCCTAGTGGAATCGGGAGGTTGACCTCGTTAGAGAGCTTGTATCTTGGAAGAAACAGTTTATGTGCCCTACCGGATACCATTGGTAGGCTGTCTTGCTTGAAGAATTTGTTGGTGGGAAATAACAAGCTCTCGCATCTTCCTAGTGAAATTGGGGATTTGGACTCTTTGGAGCAATTGGTACTTGTGGGTAATAATCGTTTCTGTGCCTTACCGGAAAGTATATGCAAACTTGTTCGCTTGCAGCATTTGGATTTGAGTTGCTGCAACTTGTCTCATCTGCCCAGTGAAATTGATAGGTTGATCTCATTGGCGACTTTCGAACTTGGACGTAACAGATCACTTACCTTACCAGATAGTATCTGGCACTTTCCTTGCTGTGAGTACATCGTTTTTAATAATTGTGCAAAGCTCCGATCTCTTCCAAAGCTTCCAACACGTGCTCGTGTGTTTGCAAAGCGTTGCCTATCATTAGAAAGCCTACCACTTGAATTGGATCAGCTAGGGCGGTGTGTGGACTATTCGGGATCCAATAAATTAGCTGAGAACAATTATTTAACTAGTCTCTTAAAACAACTCCCCAAGA GGGCTCTCTGA
- the LOC131302417 gene encoding disease resistance protein RPV1-like isoform X2 has protein sequence MEFNCVGILAIWGMGGIGKTTIAKRLYNLIQHKFECSGFLENVRETSQPPNGLVELQKKLLLAILKRSHEVSNSHEGIEVIKKTAFGRKKVLVVLDDVDNDQQLKALAIDRDSFAPGSRIIITTRDKSSLKILELGENEIYEPERLDEDESLELFSWHAFKEDHPPKDHLDLSHQIGHYAGGLPLALEVLGSYFRGESIPQWERAIAKLRKIPDDDVQGKLNISLKMSFDSLSEQLKKLFLDMACFFVRMGQDFTVKILEGCNIFAKDGIRKLADRCLIQYDYHDQIVMHDMIKDMGREMVRQESLEDPGKRSRLWYPDDVLEVLRYGTGTEAVKGLILNATHVQVNAKAFEKMNNLWLLHLDYIHLTTGYEHISRRLLWLSWKGFPLDCIPWNFSMEKLVALDLSYSKLKKVWNGNMILGKLKFLYLSHCHYLTRTPDFSGLSSLEELLLNDCKSLVEVDESIRCLNKLLVLGMKNCTKLRNLPSSIWMMKSLERLDLSGCSNLGNLAVFKGPLYKLRCLFFSSWTLPPKAVDSIGLSRTPVQASSCLKELNLDGCHLSYLPEEIGNLISLQTLDLAKNNLSTLPDGICNLTRLKHLCLEENNVSNLPSGIGRLTSLESLYLGRNSLCALPDTIGRLSCLKNLLVGNNKLSHLPSEIGDLDSLEQLVLVGNNRFCALPESICKLVRLQHLDLSCCNLSHLPSEIDRLISLATFELGRNRSLTLPDSIWHFPCCEYIVFNNCAKLRSLPKLPTRARVFAKRCLSLESLPLELDQLGRCVDYSGSNKLAENNYLTSLLKQLPKSKGLSELEDVVCILVPAGEEELRIWFPYHDGRGPNVSFVVPPSPSPFVNQKMLGWIIRLVVWAPQVTSYQKVSIDGVICNKIRRWDGVFQFAVYPTVPTDVDHVWLIYIPQGYGGLQLEGGDEVEIPMSQAYVDELKIPIDVTHPNTFVKKWVIDLIYEADEIHKGNDTCCQVVSI, from the exons ATGGAATTCAATTGTGTTGGCATTCTTGCCATATGGGGCATGGGTGGAATTGGCAAGACTACAATTGCAAAAAGGCTGTATAATCTCATCCAACACAAGTTTGAATGTAGTGGTTTTCTTGAGAATGTCAGAGAAACTTCGCAGCCACCGAATGGTTTGGTTGAGTTACAAAAGAAACTTCTTTTGGCTATATTAAAAAGAAGTCATGAAGTAAGTAATTCCCATGAAGGCATCGAGGTTATAAAGAAGACAGCTTTCGGTCGAAAAAAGGTTCTTGTTGTTCTGGATGATGTGGATAATGACCAACAATTGAAGGCACTCGCAATAGATCGAGATTCCTTCGCTCCTGGAAGCAGAATCATCATAACCACAAGAGATAAGTCTTCGCTAAAAATCCTCGAATTGGGTGAGAATGAGATATATGAGCCAGAGAGATTGGACGAGGACGAATCCCTTGAGCTCTTTAGTTGGCATGCCTTTAAGGAAGACCATCCTCCAAAAGACCATTTGGACCTTTCACACCAAATTGGGCATTATGCTGGAGGGCTTCCATTAGCCCTTGAAGTTTTGGGTTCCTATTTCCGTGGGGAGAGCATACCACAATGGGAACGTGCAATAGCGAAATTGAGAAAAATTCCTGATGATGATGTTCAGGGAAAACTTAACATAAGTCTTAAGATGAGTTTTGATTCGCTAAGTGAGCAACTGAAGAAGTTGTTCCTAGATATggcatgtttttttgttagaatGGGTCAAGATTTTACAGTAAAAATATTAGAAGGCTGCAACATTTTTGCAAAAGATGGGATTCGAAAACTAGCTGATCGGTGTCTCATACAATACGACTATCATGACCAAATTGTGATGCATGATATGATTAAAGACATGGGCAGAGAAATGGTCAGGCAAGAATCTCTTGAGGATCCTGGGAAACGTAGCCGGTTGTGGTATCCTGACGATGTCCTTGAAGTTCTAAGATATGGCACG GGAACTGAAGCAGTTAAAGGCCTCATCCTAAATGCAACACATGTCCAAGTGAATGCCAAggcatttgaaaagatgaacaaCCTATGGCTGCTTCATCTCGATTACATTCATCTAACTACTGGTTATGAACATATTTCCAGAAGGTTATTATGGCTAAGCTGGAAAGGCTTCCCTTTGGATTGTATACCGTGGAATTTTTCTATGGAGAAGCTAGTTGCACTCGATTTGAGTTATAGCAAGCTGAAAAAAGTTTGGAATGGAAACATG ATTCTGGGCAAGCTAAAGTTCCTTTACCTCAGTCACTGCCATTACCTAACTAGAACCCCTGACTTCTCTGGACTCTCCTCCCTTGAGGAGCTGTTGCTTAATGATTGCAAAAGTTTGGTTGAGGTTGACGAGTCTATTAGATGTTTGAATAAACTTCTTGTCCTGGGCATGAAAAACTGTACAAAACTTCGAAATCTCCCCTCTAGCATTTGGATGATGAAATCTCTCGAACGTCTTGATCTCTCTGGCTGCTCCAACCTAGGAAACTTAGCTGTATTTAAAGGACCGCTATATAAATTACGGTGCTTATTCTTCTCGTCTTGGACATTGCCACCAAAGGCTGTGGATTCTATTGGGTTGTCACGCACCCCTGTCCAAGCCTCCAGTTGCTTAAAGGAATTAAATCTGGATGGCTGCCATTTGTCATATCTACCGGAGGAAATAGGGAATCTAATCTCATTACAGACTCTGGATCTTGCCAAAAACAATTTGAGTACCTTGCCGGATGGTATCTGTAACCTTACTCGCTTGAAGCATTTGTGTTTGGAAGAAAACAATGTGTCAAATCTGCCTAGTGGAATCGGGAGGTTGACCTCGTTAGAGAGCTTGTATCTTGGAAGAAACAGTTTATGTGCCCTACCGGATACCATTGGTAGGCTGTCTTGCTTGAAGAATTTGTTGGTGGGAAATAACAAGCTCTCGCATCTTCCTAGTGAAATTGGGGATTTGGACTCTTTGGAGCAATTGGTACTTGTGGGTAATAATCGTTTCTGTGCCTTACCGGAAAGTATATGCAAACTTGTTCGCTTGCAGCATTTGGATTTGAGTTGCTGCAACTTGTCTCATCTGCCCAGTGAAATTGATAGGTTGATCTCATTGGCGACTTTCGAACTTGGACGTAACAGATCACTTACCTTACCAGATAGTATCTGGCACTTTCCTTGCTGTGAGTACATCGTTTTTAATAATTGTGCAAAGCTCCGATCTCTTCCAAAGCTTCCAACACGTGCTCGTGTGTTTGCAAAGCGTTGCCTATCATTAGAAAGCCTACCACTTGAATTGGATCAGCTAGGGCGGTGTGTGGACTATTCGGGATCCAATAAATTAGCTGAGAACAATTATTTAACTAGTCTCTTAAAACAACTCCCCAAGAGTAAG GGGCTCTCTGAACTTGAGGATGTTGTTTGTATTCTTGTTCCAGCAGGGGAGGAGGAGCTTCGTATTTGGTTCCCGTACCATGATGGTAGAGGGCCAAATGTATCTTTTGTGGTGccgccttctccttctccttttgTGAACCAGAAAatgttgggttggattatacgcTTAGTAGTCTGGGCTCCCCAAGTAACATCTTACCAAAAGGTATCGATTGATGGTGTGATCTGCAATAAAATCCGACGTTGGGATGGAGTATTCCAGTTTGCAGTCTATCCCACGGTTCCCACCGATGTAGATCATGTGTGGCTTATTTATATACCACAGGGTTATGGAGGATTGCAATTAGAAGGCGGTGATGAGGTGGAGATCCCAATGTCTCAGG CTTACGTTGATGAATTGAAGATCCCAATAGATGTAACTCATCCTAACACGTTTGTAAAGAAGTGGGTGATTGATCTGATTTACGAGGCTGATGAGATTCACAAAGGCAACGACACCTGCTGTCAAGTGGTGTCAATTTAG
- the LOC131302417 gene encoding disease resistance protein RPV1-like isoform X1: protein MEFNCVGILAIWGMGGIGKTTIAKRLYNLIQHKFECSGFLENVRETSQPPNGLVELQKKLLLAILKRSHEVSNSHEGIEVIKKTAFGRKKVLVVLDDVDNDQQLKALAIDRDSFAPGSRIIITTRDKSSLKILELGENEIYEPERLDEDESLELFSWHAFKEDHPPKDHLDLSHQIGHYAGGLPLALEVLGSYFRGESIPQWERAIAKLRKIPDDDVQGKLNISLKMSFDSLSEQLKKLFLDMACFFVRMGQDFTVKILEGCNIFAKDGIRKLADRCLIQYDYHDQIVMHDMIKDMGREMVRQESLEDPGKRSRLWYPDDVLEVLRYGTGTEAVKGLILNATHVQVNAKAFEKMNNLWLLHLDYIHLTTGYEHISRRLLWLSWKGFPLDCIPWNFSMEKLVALDLSYSKLKKVWNGNMILGKLKFLYLSHCHYLTRTPDFSGLSSLEELLLNDCKSLVEVDESIRCLNKLLVLGMKNCTKLRNLPSSIWMMKSLERLDLSGCSNLGNLAVFKGPLYKLRCLFFSSWTLPPKAVDSIGLSRTPVQASSCLKELNLDGCHLSYLPEEIGNLISLQTLDLAKNNLSTLPDGICNLTRLKHLCLEENNVSNLPSGIGRLTSLESLYLGRNSLCALPDTIGRLSCLKNLLVGNNKLSHLPSEIGDLDSLEQLVLVGNNRFCALPESICKLVRLQHLDLSCCNLSHLPSEIDRLISLATFELGRNRSLTLPDSIWHFPCCEYIVFNNCAKLRSLPKLPTRARVFAKRCLSLESLPLELDQLGRCVDYSGSNKLAENNYLTSLLKQLPKSKGLSELEDVVCILVPAGEEELRIWFPYHDGRGPNVSFVVPPSPSPFVNQKMLGWIIRLVVWAPQVTSYQKVSIDGVICNKIRRWDGVFQFAVYPTVPTDVDHVWLIYIPQGYGGLQLEGGDEVEIPMSQAYVDELKIPIDVTHPNTFVKKWVIDLIYEADEIHKGNDTCCQVVSI from the exons ATGGAATTCAATTGTGTTGGCATTCTTGCCATATGGGGCATGGGTGGAATTGGCAAGACTACAATTGCAAAAAGGCTGTATAATCTCATCCAACACAAGTTTGAATGTAGTGGTTTTCTTGAGAATGTCAGAGAAACTTCGCAGCCACCGAATGGTTTGGTTGAGTTACAAAAGAAACTTCTTTTGGCTATATTAAAAAGAAGTCATGAAGTAAGTAATTCCCATGAAGGCATCGAGGTTATAAAGAAGACAGCTTTCGGTCGAAAAAAGGTTCTTGTTGTTCTGGATGATGTGGATAATGACCAACAATTGAAGGCACTCGCAATAGATCGAGATTCCTTCGCTCCTGGAAGCAGAATCATCATAACCACAAGAGATAAGTCTTCGCTAAAAATCCTCGAATTGGGTGAGAATGAGATATATGAGCCAGAGAGATTGGACGAGGACGAATCCCTTGAGCTCTTTAGTTGGCATGCCTTTAAGGAAGACCATCCTCCAAAAGACCATTTGGACCTTTCACACCAAATTGGGCATTATGCTGGAGGGCTTCCATTAGCCCTTGAAGTTTTGGGTTCCTATTTCCGTGGGGAGAGCATACCACAATGGGAACGTGCAATAGCGAAATTGAGAAAAATTCCTGATGATGATGTTCAGGGAAAACTTAACATAAGTCTTAAGATGAGTTTTGATTCGCTAAGTGAGCAACTGAAGAAGTTGTTCCTAGATATggcatgtttttttgttagaatGGGTCAAGATTTTACAGTAAAAATATTAGAAGGCTGCAACATTTTTGCAAAAGATGGGATTCGAAAACTAGCTGATCGGTGTCTCATACAATACGACTATCATGACCAAATTGTGATGCATGATATGATTAAAGACATGGGCAGAGAAATGGTCAGGCAAGAATCTCTTGAGGATCCTGGGAAACGTAGCCGGTTGTGGTATCCTGACGATGTCCTTGAAGTTCTAAGATATGGCACG GGAACTGAAGCAGTTAAAGGCCTCATCCTAAATGCAACACATGTCCAAGTGAATGCCAAggcatttgaaaagatgaacaaCCTATGGCTGCTTCATCTCGATTACATTCATCTAACTACTGGTTATGAACATATTTCCAGAAGGTTATTATGGCTAAGCTGGAAAGGCTTCCCTTTGGATTGTATACCGTGGAATTTTTCTATGGAGAAGCTAGTTGCACTCGATTTGAGTTATAGCAAGCTGAAAAAAGTTTGGAATGGAAACATG ATTCTGGGCAAGCTAAAGTTCCTTTACCTCAGTCACTGCCATTACCTAACTAGAACCCCTGACTTCTCTGGACTCTCCTCCCTTGAGGAGCTGTTGCTTAATGATTGCAAAAGTTTGGTTGAGGTTGACGAGTCTATTAGATGTTTGAATAAACTTCTTGTCCTGGGCATGAAAAACTGTACAAAACTTCGAAATCTCCCCTCTAGCATTTGGATGATGAAATCTCTCGAACGTCTTGATCTCTCTGGCTGCTCCAACCTAGGAAACTTAGCTGTATTTAAAGGACCGCTATATAAATTACGGTGCTTATTCTTCTCGTCTTGGACATTGCCACCAAAGGCTGTGGATTCTATTGGGTTGTCACGCACCCCTGTCCAAGCCTCCAGTTGCTTAAAGGAATTAAATCTGGATGGCTGCCATTTGTCATATCTACCGGAGGAAATAGGGAATCTAATCTCATTACAGACTCTGGATCTTGCCAAAAACAATTTGAGTACCTTGCCGGATGGTATCTGTAACCTTACTCGCTTGAAGCATTTGTGTTTGGAAGAAAACAATGTGTCAAATCTGCCTAGTGGAATCGGGAGGTTGACCTCGTTAGAGAGCTTGTATCTTGGAAGAAACAGTTTATGTGCCCTACCGGATACCATTGGTAGGCTGTCTTGCTTGAAGAATTTGTTGGTGGGAAATAACAAGCTCTCGCATCTTCCTAGTGAAATTGGGGATTTGGACTCTTTGGAGCAATTGGTACTTGTGGGTAATAATCGTTTCTGTGCCTTACCGGAAAGTATATGCAAACTTGTTCGCTTGCAGCATTTGGATTTGAGTTGCTGCAACTTGTCTCATCTGCCCAGTGAAATTGATAGGTTGATCTCATTGGCGACTTTCGAACTTGGACGTAACAGATCACTTACCTTACCAGATAGTATCTGGCACTTTCCTTGCTGTGAGTACATCGTTTTTAATAATTGTGCAAAGCTCCGATCTCTTCCAAAGCTTCCAACACGTGCTCGTGTGTTTGCAAAGCGTTGCCTATCATTAGAAAGCCTACCACTTGAATTGGATCAGCTAGGGCGGTGTGTGGACTATTCGGGATCCAATAAATTAGCTGAGAACAATTATTTAACTAGTCTCTTAAAACAACTCCCCAAGAGTAAG GGGCTCTCTGAACTTGAGGATGTTGTTTGTATTCTTGTTCCAGCAGGGGAGGAGGAGCTTCGTATTTGGTTCCCGTACCATGATGGTAGAGGGCCAAATGTATCTTTTGTGGTGccgccttctccttctccttttgTGAACCAGAAAatgttgggttggattatacgcTTAGTAGTCTGGGCTCCCCAAGTAACATCTTACCAAAAGGTATCGATTGATGGTGTGATCTGCAATAAAATCCGACGTTGGGATGGAGTATTCCAGTTTGCAGTCTATCCCACGGTTCCCACCGATGTAGATCATGTGTGGCTTATTTATATACCACAGGGTTATGGAGGATTGCAATTAGAAG GCGGTGATGAAGTGGAGATCCCAATGTCTCAAGCTTACGTTGATGAATTGAAGATCCCAATAGATGTAACTCATCCTAACACGTTTGTAAAGAAGTGGGTGATTGATCTGATTTACGAGGCTGATGAGATTCACAAAGGCAACGACACCTGCTGTCAAGTGGTGTCAATTTAG